Proteins from a single region of Aureibacter tunicatorum:
- a CDS encoding DoxX family protein yields MKTLFIIIQLLVAFGIFNVWLIRFNHSSEWRGSNARNMKEEFEAYGLPVWFLGFIGFLKLLCASLLVLGLWFPEFVRPAAYGLVLLMMGAISMHFRVKDPMRKSYPAIAMLGMSLFLAVA; encoded by the coding sequence ATGAAAACTTTATTTATCATTATTCAATTGTTGGTGGCATTCGGAATTTTCAATGTTTGGTTGATACGTTTCAATCATTCCTCTGAATGGAGAGGTTCCAATGCCCGAAATATGAAAGAAGAGTTTGAAGCTTATGGACTGCCTGTATGGTTTTTAGGCTTTATCGGTTTTCTGAAGTTATTGTGCGCGTCATTGCTTGTGCTCGGACTTTGGTTTCCGGAGTTTGTAAGGCCTGCTGCTTATGGCCTTGTTTTGCTGATGATGGGAGCGATTTCCATGCATTTTAGAGTAAAAGATCCCATGAGGAAGTCTTATCCGGCAATAGCGATGTTGGGAATGTCTTTGTTTTTAGCGGTGGCATGA
- a CDS encoding glycoside hydrolase family 13 protein gives MRKFLFMLGLGLMQFSCSQNDEKSSASADILPFEQPPKWSQEAVWYQIFPERFANGNTANDPTLHDIEGAWPEVLPDNWRVKSWTSDWYGLDDWEESVQKDFYHTVQMRRYGGDLQGMLDKLDYLEDLGVTALYVNPMNDAPSLHKYDARSYRHIDRNFGNDPKGDEEKIAQEIPDDPSTWVMTSADSMFLEFIDKAHQKGMKVVLDFSWNHTGVTFWAWQDILKNQQNSKYADWYEIESFDDPETDENEFKYTGWAGVHTLPELKKVDAEKRVHGKPYEGNVHEGPKQHIFNVSKRWIDPNGDGDPSDGVDGFRLDVADQVPLGFWRDYRKYVRSLNPEFYLIGEIWWEEWPDKLMNPRPYLQGDIFDAVMHYQWYKPARRFFAQTDGGMTVDEFLYELDSTQKDLPDYTNRAMMNLTSSHDAPRFATSIFNRHSGYKNAVNPRDDKAYKLGKPDEHTKKIQRMMLAHQFTHIGSPQIWNGDELGMWGADDPDNRKPMIWPEMEFDAEKTAPLGLQKNEEEVKADLALKEYIKKLIEVRKNHPVLSYGETNYFLADSSNLILGYRRFDNKHNILAIFNREEKAIQVADRALQGKFEDLLTGDIVDLDGTLEMKELSSMILLQR, from the coding sequence ATGAGAAAGTTCTTATTTATGCTTGGGTTGGGGCTCATGCAATTTTCGTGTTCTCAAAATGACGAAAAATCAAGTGCTTCGGCTGACATATTGCCTTTTGAGCAACCTCCAAAATGGTCGCAAGAAGCCGTTTGGTATCAAATATTTCCTGAAAGATTCGCTAATGGAAATACAGCCAATGATCCTACTTTGCATGATATTGAGGGAGCTTGGCCGGAAGTACTGCCTGACAACTGGAGAGTGAAAAGCTGGACAAGTGATTGGTATGGTTTGGATGATTGGGAAGAGTCCGTTCAGAAAGACTTTTATCATACCGTGCAGATGAGACGTTATGGAGGTGATTTGCAAGGCATGCTGGACAAGCTTGACTATCTCGAGGATCTGGGGGTTACGGCTTTGTATGTCAATCCAATGAATGACGCGCCGTCGCTGCATAAGTATGATGCGAGAAGCTACAGGCATATTGACCGAAATTTTGGGAATGACCCTAAGGGCGATGAAGAAAAAATCGCTCAAGAAATACCTGACGATCCCAGCACTTGGGTGATGACTTCAGCTGATAGCATGTTTTTGGAGTTTATCGATAAAGCGCATCAAAAGGGGATGAAAGTCGTATTGGACTTCTCATGGAATCATACTGGAGTGACATTTTGGGCTTGGCAGGACATATTGAAAAATCAACAGAATTCAAAGTATGCGGATTGGTACGAAATAGAGTCGTTTGACGATCCGGAAACCGACGAAAACGAATTCAAATATACAGGATGGGCCGGCGTGCATACGCTTCCGGAGTTGAAAAAGGTTGATGCGGAAAAAAGAGTGCATGGAAAGCCATACGAGGGCAATGTTCATGAAGGACCAAAACAGCATATTTTCAATGTTTCTAAAAGATGGATTGATCCGAATGGAGATGGGGATCCTTCCGATGGAGTAGATGGTTTTAGGTTGGATGTGGCTGATCAGGTACCATTGGGCTTCTGGAGAGATTATAGAAAATATGTTCGTAGTTTGAATCCTGAATTTTATCTCATTGGTGAAATTTGGTGGGAAGAATGGCCGGACAAATTGATGAATCCGAGGCCGTATTTGCAAGGAGATATATTCGATGCGGTCATGCATTATCAATGGTACAAGCCTGCGAGAAGGTTCTTTGCGCAGACGGATGGAGGAATGACTGTAGACGAGTTTTTATATGAATTGGACAGCACTCAAAAGGATTTGCCTGACTACACCAACAGGGCGATGATGAATTTGACATCAAGCCATGACGCTCCTCGTTTTGCCACGTCGATTTTTAATCGCCATTCAGGGTATAAGAATGCGGTGAATCCAAGAGATGATAAAGCTTACAAGCTAGGAAAACCTGATGAGCATACTAAGAAAATTCAACGCATGATGTTGGCGCATCAGTTCACGCATATTGGATCGCCTCAGATTTGGAATGGAGATGAGCTAGGCATGTGGGGCGCCGATGATCCTGACAACAGAAAGCCAATGATATGGCCGGAAATGGAATTTGATGCTGAGAAAACAGCGCCTTTGGGCTTGCAAAAAAATGAAGAGGAAGTCAAGGCGGATTTGGCTTTGAAAGAGTACATCAAGAAACTGATCGAAGTAAGAAAGAATCACCCGGTGCTTTCTTACGGAGAGACAAATTATTTCTTGGCCGATAGTTCTAATTTGATATTAGGATATAGAAGATTTGACAACAAGCATAATATTTTGGCGATTTTCAATAGAGAAGAGAAGGCTATTCAAGTAGCTGATAGAGCGCTTCAGGGCAAGTTCGAGGATTTGTTGACTGGAGATATTGTTGACTTGGACGGAACTTTGGAAATGAAAGAATTGTCAAGCATGATATTGCTTCAAAGATAA
- a CDS encoding iron-containing alcohol dehydrogenase has protein sequence MLSFEFKNPVKLIFGEGQIEKLKEEVPQDAKVLILYGGGSVKKNGILDQVKVALKGNYYEEFGGILANPEYSVLVEALEVIKTKNIDYLLAVGGGSVIDGVKFLSSAALFEGDNPWDILSKRIRTEKGMPFGCVLTIPATGSEMNSGAVISRSEIKEKLSMGGPGLFPQFSILDPQVIATLPLRQIQNGIADAFVHVLEQYVTYPVDAWLQDRLSESILSTLIELAPRILEDPKDAKAASNFMWSCTMALNGLIQKGVPSDWGVHMIGHELTALYGIDHARTLAIVLEPYYKHQFEQKKEKLAQLGTRVFQLSGMSEEEIARQTINKIIEFMHSIGIPTKLSEYTDDYDGVDDIIAKRFEERGWLKMGERKDIGPAQVRTILQQSY, from the coding sequence ATGTTGAGTTTTGAGTTTAAAAACCCGGTAAAATTGATTTTTGGCGAAGGTCAAATTGAAAAGCTTAAAGAAGAAGTGCCTCAAGATGCCAAAGTTTTGATCCTGTATGGTGGAGGAAGCGTCAAAAAGAACGGAATCCTAGACCAAGTCAAGGTGGCTTTGAAGGGTAACTATTACGAGGAGTTTGGTGGAATATTAGCGAATCCGGAATATAGTGTTTTAGTTGAGGCTTTGGAGGTAATTAAGACCAAGAATATAGATTATTTATTGGCTGTTGGTGGAGGATCAGTTATTGACGGCGTGAAGTTTTTATCCAGCGCCGCGCTTTTTGAAGGGGACAATCCTTGGGATATTTTATCCAAGCGTATTAGAACGGAAAAAGGCATGCCTTTTGGCTGTGTATTGACAATTCCCGCTACAGGGTCGGAGATGAATTCCGGAGCCGTGATTTCAAGGTCGGAAATCAAAGAGAAACTTTCGATGGGAGGACCGGGCTTGTTTCCACAGTTTTCAATATTGGATCCGCAAGTAATAGCCACATTGCCTTTGCGTCAGATTCAAAATGGAATAGCGGATGCTTTTGTGCATGTGTTGGAGCAGTATGTCACTTATCCGGTTGACGCCTGGTTGCAGGACAGGCTTTCCGAAAGCATTCTTTCAACTTTGATAGAACTGGCTCCTCGTATATTGGAAGATCCAAAAGACGCTAAGGCCGCATCGAATTTCATGTGGTCATGCACTATGGCTTTGAATGGTTTGATTCAAAAAGGAGTTCCTTCGGATTGGGGCGTTCATATGATTGGCCATGAGTTGACGGCATTGTATGGAATTGACCATGCGAGGACTTTGGCGATAGTCTTGGAGCCTTATTACAAACATCAGTTTGAGCAAAAGAAAGAGAAGCTGGCTCAGCTTGGAACGCGAGTTTTCCAATTATCAGGAATGAGCGAGGAAGAAATTGCACGACAAACGATTAATAAAATCATCGAATTCATGCACTCTATAGGCATACCTACCAAGCTAAGCGAGTACACTGATGATTATGATGGAGTGGATGACATCATAGCGAAAAGATTTGAAGAAAGAGGCTGGCTGAAAATGGGCGAGCGAAAAGATATAGGCCCAGCGCAAGTGAGAACGATACTTCAGCAATCTTATTAG
- a CDS encoding SpoVR family protein, whose product MDKKARYRELFSNAAWNIDTLKAADEVTSRIGSNDFKLDIYKNQIEVVTSEQMLDAYSLIGLPTSYPHWKFGKSFSMNQEKYSKGYMGLSYEMVINSDPCISYNMETNTTCLMVLVIAHACQGHNAFFKGNYMFKDWTSADSIVDYMVFARDFVMRCEEEFGQDEVEHTLDACHALMSHGVDQYRRPDKRSFAQEKDRLKKLVEIKRENFNDLWRTIPHSSKEKEKTPSKANMLSEPENNILYFIEKNGQKLPAWKRELVRIVRKVAQYFYPQSQTKVMNEGFATFMHYHIVNQMQTEGYLDEGFMLEFYHHHSNVLYQPPYNSDHFSGINPYTLGFNIFMDIKRICTEPTQEDKEWFPYLIGKNWLDEVHFAMENFRDDSFILQYLSPKVMRDMKLFSIEDKFENDYYEVNAIHDGRGYKGVREALSRQYNRGTFVPNIQIESVEPEGDKIMKLVHTTDNEQVLEQKSAAEVLRCVKYLWGHQVQLDTVTLDGEKVRSYKY is encoded by the coding sequence ATGGACAAGAAAGCAAGATATCGGGAATTGTTTTCCAATGCGGCATGGAATATCGACACGCTGAAAGCTGCCGATGAAGTGACTTCAAGAATTGGAAGCAATGACTTTAAACTGGATATATATAAAAACCAAATAGAGGTGGTTACCTCTGAGCAAATGCTCGATGCTTATTCACTGATAGGCTTGCCGACGAGCTATCCTCATTGGAAGTTCGGCAAATCATTTTCGATGAATCAAGAAAAGTATTCCAAAGGATATATGGGACTGTCATATGAGATGGTGATCAATTCAGACCCATGTATTAGTTATAACATGGAGACAAATACCACATGCCTGATGGTGCTGGTGATTGCCCATGCATGCCAAGGGCATAATGCCTTTTTCAAAGGAAATTATATGTTCAAGGATTGGACGTCCGCGGATTCGATAGTTGACTATATGGTGTTCGCTAGGGATTTTGTCATGAGGTGCGAGGAAGAATTTGGTCAGGATGAGGTGGAGCATACCTTGGATGCATGCCATGCCTTGATGAGCCATGGAGTTGATCAGTACAGAAGGCCGGATAAGCGAAGTTTCGCGCAGGAAAAGGATCGATTGAAAAAATTGGTTGAGATCAAGCGAGAAAACTTTAATGATCTTTGGCGCACAATTCCTCACTCCTCCAAAGAGAAAGAGAAGACGCCAAGCAAAGCGAATATGCTTTCAGAGCCGGAGAATAACATACTTTATTTTATTGAAAAAAACGGGCAAAAATTGCCGGCTTGGAAAAGGGAGTTGGTGAGAATTGTTCGAAAAGTTGCCCAGTACTTTTACCCGCAAAGTCAAACGAAAGTAATGAATGAAGGTTTCGCGACTTTTATGCATTATCATATTGTCAATCAAATGCAAACGGAAGGCTATCTCGACGAAGGGTTTATGTTGGAGTTTTATCATCATCACTCCAATGTGCTTTATCAACCTCCTTATAATAGTGACCACTTCTCTGGCATTAACCCATATACTCTTGGTTTTAACATATTCATGGATATCAAGAGGATTTGCACAGAGCCTACTCAGGAGGACAAGGAGTGGTTCCCGTATTTGATAGGGAAAAATTGGCTGGACGAGGTTCATTTCGCAATGGAAAACTTCAGGGATGATAGTTTCATTCTTCAATATTTATCTCCAAAAGTGATGAGGGATATGAAGCTTTTTTCTATTGAAGACAAGTTTGAGAATGATTATTATGAAGTGAATGCGATCCATGATGGGAGAGGTTATAAAGGAGTCAGAGAGGCCTTGAGCAGACAGTATAATCGAGGAACATTTGTGCCGAATATCCAAATAGAGTCAGTGGAACCGGAAGGTGATAAGATAATGAAGCTTGTGCATACGACAGACAATGAACAAGTATTGGAACAGAAAAGCGCTGCCGAAGTGTTGAGATGTGTGAAGTACTTATGGGGACATCAGGTGCAACTAGACACAGTGACTTTGGATGGCGAGAAAGTAAGAAGCTATAAGTATTGA
- a CDS encoding YeaH/YhbH family protein, translated as MSIILDRRSNASGKSSNNRQKFLRRIDKQIKDNLPRVINSESITEQSSEGTVKVPVKGLKEPSFSHDQGTGDKRWVRPGNDRFREGDRIPKPPPQGGGGQGAGKGAGDGGPTEDEFVVHISRDEFLKYFFDELELPNMLQKHMEKVEDTRQQRAGFVRYGVPSRINIKRSYHEALARQMAIKGALDKKIKALQKKIDDGLFDGNQLAEALEEVEKLKKHRDNVPFMDDVDIRYQNFEEVKVPISSAVMFCIMDVSASMTEHEKGISKRFFTLLYLFLTKQYKQVDVVFIRHHTEALEVDENDFFNSRESGGTKVLPSLELMESIIDERYDASAWNIYACQASDGDVWSLADARDCRAKLSSGLLDKLQYMAYLEISREGMESDLWKAYNEISDDQLFSMRKIQRVNQIWEVFRGLFRKRNLSLD; from the coding sequence ATGAGTATTATATTAGATCGTCGATCCAATGCTAGTGGCAAGTCTTCTAACAACCGTCAGAAATTTCTTAGGCGAATTGACAAGCAAATCAAGGATAATTTGCCAAGAGTGATTAATTCGGAATCGATCACCGAGCAAAGCTCTGAAGGGACTGTCAAAGTTCCTGTGAAGGGATTGAAAGAGCCAAGCTTTAGCCATGACCAAGGCACTGGAGACAAACGGTGGGTCAGGCCGGGCAATGATAGATTTCGAGAAGGTGATAGAATACCCAAGCCGCCTCCGCAAGGAGGTGGCGGCCAAGGTGCTGGAAAAGGAGCTGGTGATGGAGGCCCCACTGAAGATGAGTTTGTAGTGCACATTTCCAGAGACGAGTTTCTCAAATATTTCTTTGATGAGCTCGAGCTTCCAAACATGCTTCAAAAGCATATGGAAAAAGTGGAAGACACAAGGCAGCAAAGAGCGGGATTTGTCCGTTATGGAGTGCCTTCGCGTATCAATATCAAAAGAAGCTATCATGAAGCCCTTGCAAGACAGATGGCCATCAAAGGAGCATTGGATAAGAAAATCAAAGCTTTGCAAAAGAAGATAGATGACGGCCTTTTCGATGGAAACCAACTGGCGGAAGCTTTGGAGGAAGTGGAAAAACTTAAAAAACACAGAGACAATGTCCCTTTCATGGATGATGTTGATATCAGGTATCAGAACTTCGAGGAAGTGAAAGTGCCAATTAGCTCTGCGGTTATGTTTTGCATTATGGATGTGTCTGCGTCCATGACTGAGCATGAAAAGGGTATTTCCAAGCGTTTCTTCACGTTATTGTATTTGTTTTTGACGAAGCAATATAAGCAGGTTGATGTGGTGTTTATTCGACATCATACAGAGGCTTTGGAAGTTGATGAAAATGACTTCTTCAATTCTCGTGAAAGTGGGGGCACCAAAGTATTGCCTTCGTTGGAATTGATGGAATCAATAATTGACGAAAGGTACGATGCTAGTGCTTGGAATATTTATGCTTGCCAGGCATCTGATGGAGATGTATGGTCGCTGGCAGATGCTAGAGATTGCAGAGCTAAATTAAGCAGCGGCTTGTTGGACAAATTGCAATACATGGCATATCTCGAAATCAGCCGTGAAGGCATGGAAAGCGATCTTTGGAAAGCTTACAATGAAATATCCGACGATCAACTGTTTTCCATGAGAAAGATTCAACGAGTAAACCAAATATGGGAAGTATTTAGAGGATTGTTTCGCAAAAGGAACTTGTCGTTGGATTAG
- a CDS encoding aminotransferase class I/II-fold pyridoxal phosphate-dependent enzyme, which yields MIEEKAFGMETTTPEANIINLGLGEPHHSLFPNDQLRDIWEIPKINMYYPSLGDINLKEKLIERYYRQNSIDNLIITNGGIGALDFVFRSHIQSGDIILIPDPGFPPYEQLAKLHKAQAIKYKINLSSNDTLFDWDSLNQQISYETSILLINSPHNPTGKVLSETDRDHLDHLFLEYPKLTIIFDEVYRDLIFNGQKHINLYEWRERVIFIGSFSKVFPIQGARIGWVLAPTESIEKIKPFMHNCIGAISSFGQEVAKKLLDSNISFSHFHDKNVSSAIKILDQYGLEYITPQGTFFIFINCHAHSSQVCQELKKIGIEAIPGVAFGEHSHNYIRVSLSNTQENIEEGMHKICQYIKGQQDQHIFVKDYIADFIAERGLKHIFGMSGANIEDLLFSIKSKEETQVILAKNEYNACLMAMSAYLKTNQIQVVYTTSGGGFMNTIPIIAEAYTSRIPIVIISGQVPVHFEGKGGFQDTSGKGDSFDIVETTRPMTAYCKKIKDSSEIPNTLQEAFAISEIEKRPAVIFIPKNIFSASFIPTKLIKLNEKKESEKTNDLSTLLKSINPLTNSCLVAGEELRHTDSFEALQEDLEELNIPIIATSAAKGSFSNAHKNFKGLIGMMGHQTAEETILQSENIIFLGCELNAINTFGVSPLLEGKNIIIINEFPTFEINNLKAKSVHRIKMNSLRFLKELKEIQPSSNLLIETQSITTEKQDEDSFTSENIIASINKTLKPKDDIFVDAGNTGAFCVHHLRSQGLGLFYISLGMGAMGNSIGAAIGASFFNSPSQRSYVFIGDGSFMIHGFEIHTAVEYQLPITFFIFNDNAHGMCTLREKVFNSEVTNINNFRTTTFGNGLRHIFQNVESFEISSIQELNNTLQLIENNNKVNILSLNIGRDEIPPFKILNNKA from the coding sequence ATGATAGAAGAAAAAGCATTCGGAATGGAAACCACCACACCCGAAGCTAACATAATCAACCTTGGCTTGGGTGAACCTCATCATTCTCTCTTTCCAAATGATCAGTTAAGAGACATTTGGGAAATTCCCAAAATCAATATGTATTATCCATCTCTTGGAGATATAAATCTTAAAGAAAAACTCATTGAGAGGTACTACAGACAGAATAGTATTGACAACCTAATCATCACCAATGGAGGAATAGGCGCTTTGGATTTTGTATTTCGATCTCACATCCAAAGCGGAGATATCATTTTAATACCAGACCCCGGCTTTCCCCCTTACGAGCAACTGGCAAAACTTCATAAAGCACAGGCGATAAAATACAAGATCAACCTATCATCAAACGACACTTTATTCGATTGGGACTCATTGAATCAACAAATCTCCTATGAAACCTCAATTCTGCTCATCAACAGTCCTCATAACCCAACAGGAAAAGTACTATCCGAAACAGATCGTGATCATCTAGACCACTTGTTTCTCGAATACCCAAAACTCACGATTATTTTCGACGAAGTATATAGAGATTTGATATTCAATGGACAAAAACACATCAATCTTTACGAATGGAGAGAACGAGTTATCTTTATTGGCAGTTTTTCAAAAGTTTTTCCAATCCAAGGAGCTCGAATAGGATGGGTACTTGCGCCAACCGAATCCATAGAAAAAATCAAGCCTTTTATGCACAATTGCATTGGCGCCATTTCTTCATTTGGACAAGAAGTTGCCAAAAAACTTCTGGACAGCAATATCTCCTTCAGCCATTTCCACGATAAAAATGTATCATCAGCAATTAAGATTCTTGATCAATACGGTTTAGAATATATCACGCCTCAAGGAACTTTCTTCATTTTCATCAATTGCCATGCGCATTCTTCACAAGTATGCCAAGAACTAAAAAAGATAGGCATAGAGGCTATTCCCGGAGTAGCCTTTGGCGAGCATTCACACAATTATATCCGAGTCAGCCTATCCAATACTCAAGAGAATATCGAAGAGGGCATGCACAAAATTTGCCAATATATCAAAGGTCAACAAGATCAACACATATTTGTCAAAGATTATATCGCTGATTTTATCGCTGAAAGAGGCTTAAAACATATATTTGGAATGAGCGGCGCGAATATCGAAGACTTGCTATTTTCCATAAAGTCTAAAGAAGAGACTCAAGTCATTTTAGCAAAAAACGAATACAATGCTTGCCTAATGGCAATGAGCGCCTATCTAAAAACCAACCAAATTCAAGTTGTTTACACAACTTCAGGCGGAGGATTCATGAATACTATTCCCATCATCGCGGAAGCTTACACCAGCAGAATTCCAATAGTGATCATCAGCGGACAGGTTCCCGTGCATTTCGAAGGCAAAGGCGGTTTTCAAGACACATCCGGCAAGGGAGATTCATTCGATATCGTCGAAACAACACGTCCAATGACTGCATATTGCAAAAAAATCAAGGATAGTTCGGAAATTCCGAATACTCTCCAAGAAGCTTTTGCTATCAGCGAAATTGAAAAAAGGCCCGCTGTGATTTTCATTCCCAAAAATATATTCTCGGCAAGCTTCATTCCTACTAAACTTATCAAGTTGAATGAAAAAAAGGAAAGTGAAAAGACCAATGACTTATCAACTTTATTAAAAAGCATAAATCCACTGACAAACTCTTGTCTGGTCGCTGGAGAAGAATTAAGACATACAGACTCTTTTGAGGCATTGCAAGAAGATTTGGAGGAGCTTAATATTCCAATCATCGCCACATCTGCTGCAAAAGGAAGCTTCAGCAATGCGCACAAAAACTTCAAAGGCCTGATAGGAATGATGGGACACCAAACCGCAGAAGAAACAATCCTTCAAAGCGAAAATATCATATTCCTAGGCTGCGAGCTGAATGCCATCAATACCTTTGGCGTATCCCCCCTATTGGAAGGCAAGAACATTATCATAATCAATGAATTTCCAACGTTCGAAATCAACAATCTGAAGGCAAAATCTGTGCACAGAATAAAAATGAACTCTTTAAGGTTTCTTAAAGAACTTAAAGAAATTCAACCTTCTTCCAACCTATTGATCGAAACACAATCAATTACTACAGAAAAGCAAGATGAAGATTCATTTACTTCCGAAAACATCATTGCCTCCATCAATAAAACTCTAAAGCCCAAAGATGACATCTTCGTAGACGCCGGAAACACTGGAGCTTTTTGCGTGCACCATTTACGCTCTCAAGGCTTGGGATTATTCTATATCTCTTTGGGGATGGGCGCTATGGGCAACAGCATTGGGGCTGCTATTGGTGCATCCTTCTTTAATTCTCCATCTCAAAGATCTTACGTATTCATTGGCGATGGATCATTCATGATACACGGTTTTGAAATACATACAGCAGTCGAGTACCAACTTCCTATTACCTTTTTTATCTTCAACGACAACGCACATGGCATGTGCACTCTCAGAGAAAAAGTATTCAACTCGGAAGTAACGAACATAAATAATTTCAGGACAACAACATTCGGCAATGGCCTAAGGCATATTTTTCAAAATGTCGAGTCCTTTGAAATTAGCTCTATTCAGGAACTTAACAATACTTTACAATTAATAGAAAACAATAATAAA
- a CDS encoding PrkA family serine protein kinase, producing MKLFEKIKQNYSAVQNEWTVEEYLEMCSKDKMYYASAAERLLKAIGEPEIIDTRHDPVLSRIFSNKKIKRYPAFSEFYGMEETIEQIVSFFKHASQGLEEKKQILYLMGPVGGGKSSLAEKVKSLMQEFPIYVLKAGDELSPVFESPLGLFSDHKDMLETEFGVQKRYVPKCMSPWAHKRLQEFGGEIGKFSVVKMYPSEQEQISISKTEPGDDNNQDISTLVGKVDIRKLAEFEQNDPDAYSYTGGLCLGNQGVMEFVEMFKAPIKVLNPLLTATQEKNFKGTEPIGAIPFDGVILAHSNESEWEKFTNDKKNEAFLDRIYKVSVPYCLRIDEEKKIYEKLIRESYLKEAPCAPKTLDMLAQFSVLSRLIVPENSSVYSKMRVYNGESLKNTDPTAKSLQEYKQEAGINEGMTGISTRFAFKVLSRVFNYDDDEVAANPVHLLYVLEKEVVKMQLNKEIESRYLNFIKSVLASKYVDFIADEIQKAYIESYQTYGQNIFEKYVIYADNWMQGNDYRDPESGEMLDRGVLNAELEKIEKPAGIANPKDFRGEVTNYVLRYRANNGGETPTWDSYHKIKNVIEKKIFANTEDLLPVISFTAKSNVEDESKHKDFVKRMNDRGYTNKQIRILVDWFMRVRKTMA from the coding sequence ATGAAGCTATTCGAAAAAATCAAGCAGAATTATTCAGCTGTTCAAAACGAATGGACAGTCGAAGAGTATTTGGAGATGTGCTCCAAAGACAAAATGTATTATGCAAGCGCGGCTGAAAGGCTCCTTAAAGCAATTGGCGAACCGGAAATCATTGATACAAGGCATGATCCGGTATTAAGCCGAATATTTTCCAACAAAAAGATCAAGCGCTATCCTGCATTTAGCGAGTTTTACGGAATGGAAGAGACTATCGAGCAGATTGTTTCCTTTTTCAAACACGCTTCGCAGGGGCTGGAAGAGAAGAAGCAGATTCTTTACTTGATGGGGCCAGTAGGAGGAGGAAAGAGCTCCTTGGCGGAGAAAGTAAAGTCCTTGATGCAAGAATTTCCAATTTATGTGCTTAAGGCTGGAGATGAGTTAAGTCCAGTTTTTGAAAGTCCTTTGGGATTATTTTCAGATCATAAGGATATGTTGGAAACAGAGTTTGGAGTGCAAAAACGTTATGTGCCAAAATGCATGAGTCCATGGGCGCATAAAAGGTTGCAGGAATTTGGCGGAGAAATAGGAAAGTTCTCGGTGGTGAAAATGTACCCGTCGGAGCAAGAGCAGATTTCCATTTCCAAAACAGAGCCTGGAGACGACAATAATCAAGATATATCTACTTTAGTGGGGAAAGTAGATATTAGAAAGCTGGCTGAATTTGAGCAAAATGATCCCGACGCTTATTCTTACACTGGAGGGCTATGTCTAGGAAACCAAGGTGTTATGGAGTTTGTGGAGATGTTTAAGGCGCCGATAAAGGTTTTGAACCCTTTGTTGACGGCAACTCAAGAGAAAAACTTCAAGGGAACAGAGCCTATAGGAGCGATACCTTTCGACGGAGTGATCTTGGCTCACTCGAATGAGTCGGAGTGGGAAAAGTTTACTAATGACAAGAAGAATGAGGCATTTTTGGACAGGATATACAAGGTGTCTGTTCCATATTGCTTGAGAATAGATGAAGAGAAGAAGATTTATGAGAAATTGATTCGCGAGAGTTATTTGAAAGAAGCGCCTTGCGCGCCTAAAACTCTGGATATGCTGGCACAGTTTTCCGTCTTGTCAAGACTGATTGTGCCTGAGAATTCTTCCGTTTATTCCAAAATGAGGGTTTACAATGGCGAGTCTTTGAAGAACACAGACCCTACTGCGAAGTCGCTTCAAGAATATAAACAAGAGGCGGGAATCAATGAGGGGATGACAGGTATTTCCACGCGTTTCGCCTTTAAGGTATTGTCACGAGTATTCAACTATGACGATGATGAAGTTGCGGCTAATCCGGTGCATTTGCTTTATGTCTTGGAGAAAGAAGTGGTGAAGATGCAGTTGAATAAAGAAATTGAGTCAAGGTATCTTAATTTTATCAAGTCCGTGCTGGCGAGCAAGTATGTCGACTTCATTGCCGATGAGATTCAAAAAGCTTATATAGAATCCTATCAGACTTATGGGCAAAATATCTTTGAAAAGTATGTTATTTACGCTGATAATTGGATGCAGGGCAATGACTATCGCGATCCTGAGTCAGGTGAGATGTTGGATAGGGGAGTGCTTAATGCTGAATTGGAAAAAATTGAAAAACCAGCTGGAATCGCCAACCCTAAAGATTTCAGAGGAGAGGTGACGAATTATGTTTTGCGTTATAGAGCCAATAATGGAGGTGAGACGCCTACTTGGGATTCTTATCATAAGATTAAAAATGTGATCGAGAAGAAGATATTCGCGAATACGGAAGACTTGCTGCCGGTGATTTCATTTACTGCGAAGTCGAATGTCGAAGACGAAAGCAAGCACAAGGACTTTGTAAAGCGAATGAACGATAGAGGTTATACTAATAAACAGATTAGAATTCTTGTGGATTGGTTCATGAGAGTTAGAAAAACTATGGCCTAG